CGTGTTCTTCTCGCTCGGCGAGTCCTACGGCGGCCACACGCAGGTGTTCGTCCTCTTCGACCGCACCGCCACGGACGAGTACGAGGGCATCGACCAGCGGTTCACGACCGTTGACCACGTCGCGTTCACCATCGACCTCTCGGATTTCGATTCCGAAGTTGCGCGACTCGAAGACGCTGGACTCGACGTGCGAACCACCACCCACGCGTGGGTGCAGTGGCGGTCGCTGTACTTCGCGGACCCGGACGGCAACTCGGTGGAGTTCGTCTGTCACGACGAGACGATTACGGGGTGACGATGTCCACCGCGATGGAGACGTTCGGCCTCGGCCTCGTGTTCGGCGTCTCCATCGCTGCGCCGGTCGGCCCAATCGGCATCCTCTGCATCCAGCGAACGCTCGAACGCGGGTTCCCGTCGGGGTTCGTTTCGGGACTGGGAGCGGCGACGGCCGACGCGCTGTACGGGGCGCTCGTCGCCTTCGGCGCGACGGTGGT
This sequence is a window from Haladaptatus sp. QDMS2. Protein-coding genes within it:
- a CDS encoding VOC family protein; translation: MAAVKALGEIAFRTESIDEMADFYENVVGLSVLERGDTAVFFSLGESYGGHTQVFVLFDRTATDEYEGIDQRFTTVDHVAFTIDLSDFDSEVARLEDAGLDVRTTTHAWVQWRSLYFADPDGNSVEFVCHDETITG